The following proteins are encoded in a genomic region of Saccharopolyspora antimicrobica:
- the asnB gene encoding asparagine synthase (glutamine-hydrolyzing), whose product MCGISGWIDFQRDLTRERLAIDAMCDTMSCRGPDARGTWVAPHAALGHRRLAIIDLPGGTQPMASPDGDVVIVYSGEAYNFTELRDELRRRGHRFTTDSDTEVVLHGYLEWGPQVAEQLNGMFAFAVWDARTEQLLLVRDRMGIKPLYYYPTEQGVLFGSEPKAILANPLAEKVVDADGLRELFTPVKTPRQAVWAGMREVEPGTVVTVDRTGLHERTYWQLRAVEHTDDQQGTVRRVRELLDDIVARQLIADVPRCVLLSGGLDSSAITALAGIELGRSGEQVRSFAVDFAGQAENFVPDELRATPDTPYVHDVAQHVGSAHQDIVLDPDALADPAARRATVQARDLPMGLGDMDQSLYLLFKAIRQHSTVALSGESADEVFGGYRWFHDPEVRAADTFPWMASVRTPHDDHPQVLDPHVRDVLDLESYVADRYREAIAAVPVLDGESAAERRMREISHLHLTRFVRILLDRKDRMSMAVGLEVRVPFCDHRLVEYVFNAPWSLKTFDGREKSLLRHATADALPQSVVERVKSPYPSTQDPRYAAVLQRQVADLAATGNEALSLLDGGWLREALALDPEHIDTPTRFTFERALDMATWFDIHHPTIKL is encoded by the coding sequence ATGTGCGGAATCTCCGGCTGGATCGACTTCCAGCGCGACCTCACCCGCGAACGACTCGCGATCGACGCGATGTGCGACACCATGTCCTGCCGCGGCCCCGACGCCCGCGGCACCTGGGTGGCCCCGCACGCCGCGCTCGGCCACCGCAGGCTGGCCATCATCGACCTGCCCGGCGGCACCCAGCCGATGGCCTCCCCCGACGGCGACGTGGTGATCGTCTACAGCGGCGAGGCCTACAACTTCACCGAGCTGCGCGACGAGCTGCGCCGCCGCGGCCACCGCTTCACCACCGACAGCGACACCGAGGTCGTCCTGCACGGCTACCTGGAGTGGGGCCCGCAGGTCGCCGAGCAGCTCAACGGCATGTTCGCCTTCGCCGTCTGGGACGCCCGCACCGAGCAGCTGCTGCTGGTCCGCGACCGGATGGGCATCAAACCGCTGTACTACTACCCGACCGAGCAGGGCGTGCTGTTCGGCTCCGAGCCCAAGGCGATCCTGGCCAACCCGCTGGCCGAGAAGGTCGTCGACGCCGACGGGCTGCGCGAGCTGTTCACGCCGGTCAAGACCCCGCGGCAGGCGGTGTGGGCGGGCATGCGCGAGGTCGAGCCCGGCACCGTCGTCACCGTCGACCGCACCGGCCTGCACGAGCGCACCTACTGGCAGCTGCGCGCCGTCGAGCACACCGACGACCAGCAGGGCACGGTGCGGCGCGTGCGGGAGCTGCTGGACGACATCGTCGCGCGGCAGCTGATCGCCGACGTGCCGCGCTGCGTGCTGCTCTCCGGCGGCCTGGACTCCAGCGCCATCACCGCACTGGCGGGCATCGAGCTGGGCCGCAGCGGCGAGCAGGTGCGCAGCTTCGCGGTGGACTTCGCCGGTCAGGCGGAGAACTTCGTGCCCGACGAGCTGCGCGCCACGCCGGACACGCCCTACGTGCACGACGTGGCCCAGCACGTCGGCTCCGCGCACCAGGACATCGTGCTCGATCCCGACGCGCTGGCCGACCCGGCTGCGCGGCGGGCCACCGTGCAGGCGCGCGACCTGCCGATGGGGCTCGGCGACATGGACCAGTCGCTGTACCTGCTGTTCAAGGCGATCCGGCAGCACTCCACGGTGGCGCTGTCCGGCGAATCCGCGGACGAGGTGTTCGGCGGCTACCGCTGGTTCCACGACCCGGAGGTCCGCGCGGCCGACACCTTCCCGTGGATGGCCTCGGTGCGCACCCCGCACGACGACCACCCGCAGGTGCTGGACCCGCACGTGCGCGACGTGCTGGACCTGGAGTCCTACGTGGCCGACCGGTACCGCGAAGCGATCGCGGCGGTGCCGGTGCTCGACGGGGAGAGCGCTGCCGAGCGGCGGATGCGGGAGATCAGCCACCTGCACCTGACGCGGTTCGTCCGGATCCTGCTGGACCGCAAGGACCGGATGTCGATGGCGGTCGGCCTGGAGGTCCGGGTGCCGTTCTGCGACCACCGGCTGGTCGAGTACGTCTTCAACGCGCCCTGGTCGCTGAAGACCTTCGACGGCCGGGAGAAGAGCCTGCTGCGCCACGCCACCGCGGACGCGCTGCCGCAGTCGGTGGTGGAGCGGGTGAAGAGCCCGTATCCGTCCACACAGGACCCGAGGTACGCGGCGGTCCTGCAGCGCCAGGTGGCGGATCTGGCCGCCACCGGCAACGAAGCGCTGTCCCTGCTGGACGGCGGGTGGTTGCGCGAGGCGCTGGCGCTGGACCCGGAGCACATCGACACGCCGACGCGCTTCACCTTCGAACGCGCCCTCGACATGGCGACCTGGTTCGACATCCACCACCCGACCATCAAGCTCTGA
- the kdpF gene encoding K(+)-transporting ATPase subunit F, producing the protein MSALLANVAGGVLALLLIGYLFVALVRPEKF; encoded by the coding sequence GTGAGCGCATTGCTGGCCAACGTCGCCGGAGGCGTGTTGGCGCTGCTGTTGATCGGTTATCTGTTCGTCGCACTGGTTCGGCCGGAGAAGTTCTGA
- the kdpA gene encoding potassium-transporting ATPase subunit KdpA, with protein sequence MSSLTVGLVQAGLLILAIGVVYRPLGDYLAHVYTSEKHWRVEKVIYRLVRVDGDAQQRWTTYAAGVLGFSAMSIALLYLLQRLQPLLPLSFGRGAVEPAVAFNTAISFATNTNWQSYVPEQVLGHAVQMTGLTVQNFVSAAVGMAVAIALVRGFTAAGTGRIGNIWVDITRGCTRVLLPIAAVGAVLLIALGGAMSLASGIEVVGLDGQAHTIATAPIASQEAIKELGTNGGGVLNANSAHPFANPGGISNLLEIFLILVIPLALTRTFGTIVGDRRQGRVLLAVMVSIMAVMTAVVWWAESHPNGPAALAAGGALEGKEARFGLFLSGLFAVATTGTSTGAVNAMHDSFTGLGGLVPLLNMLLGEVAPGGVGAGLYGILVLAVIAVFLAGLMVGRTPEYLGKKLGRREVTAAAISILAMPTVVLLGAGTALALPSTSEAMANSGAHGLSEVLYAFASAGNNNGSAFAGLTVTSDFFQIALGLAMLFGRFVPILAVLMLAGSVAAQQRIPATAGTLPTTGPLFAGLLGGTVVLVAALTFLPALALGPIAEALA encoded by the coding sequence ATGAGTTCGCTGACGGTCGGCCTGGTCCAGGCCGGCCTCCTGATCCTGGCCATCGGCGTGGTTTACCGGCCTCTCGGTGACTACCTGGCCCACGTCTACACCAGCGAGAAGCACTGGCGCGTGGAGAAGGTGATCTACCGCCTGGTGCGCGTCGACGGCGACGCCCAGCAGCGCTGGACCACCTACGCCGCGGGCGTCCTCGGCTTCTCCGCCATGTCCATCGCGCTGCTGTACCTGTTGCAGCGGTTGCAGCCACTCCTGCCGTTGAGCTTCGGCCGCGGCGCGGTGGAACCCGCGGTGGCGTTCAACACCGCGATCAGCTTCGCGACCAACACCAACTGGCAGTCCTACGTGCCGGAGCAGGTCCTCGGGCACGCGGTGCAGATGACCGGGCTGACCGTGCAGAACTTCGTGTCGGCCGCGGTCGGCATGGCGGTCGCGATCGCGCTGGTGCGCGGGTTCACCGCGGCGGGCACCGGGCGCATCGGCAACATCTGGGTGGACATCACCCGGGGCTGCACCCGCGTGCTGCTGCCGATCGCGGCGGTCGGCGCGGTGCTGCTCATCGCGCTCGGCGGGGCGATGAGCCTCGCCTCGGGCATCGAGGTCGTCGGGTTGGACGGGCAGGCGCACACCATCGCCACCGCGCCGATCGCCAGCCAGGAGGCCATCAAGGAGCTCGGCACGAACGGCGGTGGCGTGCTCAACGCCAACTCGGCGCACCCGTTCGCCAACCCCGGCGGTATCAGCAACCTGCTGGAGATCTTCCTGATCCTGGTGATCCCGCTGGCCCTGACCCGCACCTTCGGCACCATCGTCGGCGACCGCCGCCAGGGCCGGGTGCTGCTGGCGGTGATGGTGTCGATCATGGCGGTGATGACCGCGGTCGTCTGGTGGGCCGAGAGCCACCCGAACGGTCCCGCCGCGCTGGCAGCCGGTGGTGCGCTGGAGGGCAAGGAAGCGCGGTTCGGGCTGTTCCTGTCCGGGCTGTTCGCGGTCGCCACAACCGGCACCTCCACCGGCGCGGTCAACGCGATGCACGACAGCTTCACCGGGCTGGGCGGCCTGGTGCCGCTGCTGAACATGCTGCTCGGCGAGGTCGCGCCGGGCGGTGTCGGCGCCGGGCTGTACGGGATCCTGGTGCTGGCCGTGATCGCGGTCTTCCTGGCCGGGCTGATGGTCGGCCGCACGCCGGAGTACCTGGGCAAGAAGCTCGGGCGGCGGGAGGTCACCGCGGCGGCCATCTCGATCCTGGCGATGCCGACGGTGGTGCTGCTCGGCGCGGGCACCGCGCTGGCGCTGCCGTCCACATCGGAGGCCATGGCCAACAGCGGGGCGCACGGGCTCTCCGAAGTCCTCTACGCCTTCGCCTCCGCGGGCAACAACAACGGCAGCGCCTTCGCCGGGTTGACCGTCACCAGCGACTTCTTCCAGATCGCGCTGGGACTGGCGATGCTGTTCGGCCGGTTCGTGCCGATCCTGGCGGTGCTGATGCTGGCCGGTTCGGTGGCCGCGCAGCAGCGCATCCCCGCCACGGCGGGAACCCTGCCCACCACCGGCCCGCTGTTCGCCGGACTGCTCGGCGGAACCGTCGTCCTCGTCGCGGCGCTGACCTTCCTGCCCGCCCTCGCCCTCGGCCCGATCGCGGAGGCCCTCGCATGA
- the kdpB gene encoding potassium-transporting ATPase subunit KdpB, which translates to MWSSLPEALRKLDPRHQLANPVLLVVWVGSALTTVLAVVDPNPFSISVAAWLWFTVLFANLAESVAEGRGRAQAESLRRTKTEAVARRLVDGVEEQVPGTALRVGDRVVVEAGEVIPGDGDVVEGIATVDESAITGESAPVIRESGGDRSAVTAGTTVLSDRIVVQVTAKPGETFVDRMIALVEGAQRQKTPNEIALTILLSTLTIIFLLAVVALQPMAGYSGSLLSVITLTALLVCLIPTTIGALLSAIGIAGMDRLVQRNVLAKSGRAVEAAGDVDTLLLDKTGTITFGNRRCTELLPVGGVTPRELAEVARLSSLADPTPEGTSVVAFCAEQFELPAQAQGAELRAEEVAFTAQTRMSGIDIDGREIRKGATSAVRAWAGGVPDEVVELTDGIAAQGGTPLVVAERSGGSTRVVGVLRLSDVVKPGMAERFAELRAMGIRTVMVTGDNELTAKAIAAEAGVDDYLAEAKPEDKMALIKAEQEGGRLVAMTGDGTNDAPALAQADVGVAMNTGTAAAKEAGNMVDLDSDPTKLIEIVEIGKQLLITRGALTTFSIANDLAKYFAILPAMFVAIYPQLDALNIMRLATPTSAILSAVIFNALVIVALIPLALRGVRYRPTTASALLRRNLLVYGLGGIVTPFLGIWLIDLLIRFIPGIG; encoded by the coding sequence CTGTGGAGCTCGCTGCCGGAAGCGCTGCGCAAGCTCGACCCGAGGCACCAGCTGGCCAACCCGGTCCTGCTCGTGGTGTGGGTCGGATCGGCGCTGACCACGGTTCTCGCCGTCGTCGACCCGAACCCGTTCAGCATCTCGGTGGCCGCCTGGCTGTGGTTCACCGTGCTGTTCGCCAACCTCGCCGAATCCGTCGCCGAGGGCCGCGGCCGGGCGCAGGCGGAATCGTTGCGGCGCACCAAGACCGAGGCCGTCGCGCGGCGGCTGGTCGACGGCGTCGAGGAGCAGGTGCCCGGCACGGCGCTGCGCGTCGGCGACCGGGTGGTCGTCGAGGCGGGCGAGGTGATCCCCGGCGACGGCGACGTCGTCGAGGGCATCGCGACCGTCGACGAGTCGGCGATCACCGGCGAATCCGCCCCGGTGATCCGGGAATCCGGCGGCGACCGCTCGGCGGTCACGGCGGGCACCACGGTGCTGTCGGACCGGATCGTCGTGCAGGTCACGGCGAAACCCGGCGAGACCTTCGTGGACCGGATGATCGCGCTGGTCGAAGGCGCGCAGCGGCAGAAGACGCCGAACGAGATCGCGCTGACGATCCTGCTGTCCACGCTGACCATCATCTTCCTGCTCGCGGTCGTCGCGCTGCAGCCGATGGCCGGCTACTCCGGTTCACTGCTGTCGGTGATCACGCTGACCGCGCTGCTGGTGTGCCTGATCCCGACCACCATCGGCGCGCTGCTGTCCGCGATCGGCATCGCGGGCATGGACCGGCTGGTGCAGCGCAACGTGCTCGCCAAGTCCGGGCGCGCGGTGGAGGCGGCCGGCGACGTGGACACCTTGCTGCTGGACAAGACCGGGACGATCACCTTCGGCAACCGGCGCTGCACCGAACTGCTGCCGGTCGGCGGCGTGACGCCGCGCGAGCTGGCGGAAGTGGCGCGGCTGTCCAGCCTCGCCGACCCGACGCCCGAGGGCACCAGCGTCGTGGCGTTCTGCGCCGAGCAGTTCGAGCTGCCCGCGCAGGCGCAGGGCGCGGAACTGCGCGCCGAGGAGGTCGCTTTCACCGCGCAGACGCGGATGAGCGGCATCGACATCGACGGCCGCGAGATCCGCAAGGGCGCCACCAGCGCGGTGCGCGCCTGGGCCGGTGGCGTGCCCGACGAAGTGGTGGAGCTGACCGACGGGATCGCCGCGCAGGGCGGCACACCGCTGGTGGTGGCCGAGCGCAGCGGTGGGAGCACCCGCGTCGTCGGTGTCCTCCGACTGTCCGATGTGGTCAAACCGGGGATGGCGGAGCGGTTCGCCGAGCTGCGCGCGATGGGCATCCGCACCGTGATGGTGACCGGTGACAACGAGCTCACCGCCAAGGCCATCGCCGCCGAGGCCGGCGTCGACGACTACCTCGCCGAGGCCAAGCCCGAGGACAAGATGGCGCTGATCAAGGCCGAGCAGGAGGGCGGGCGGCTGGTCGCGATGACCGGCGACGGCACCAACGACGCGCCCGCGCTGGCGCAGGCCGACGTCGGGGTGGCGATGAACACCGGCACGGCGGCGGCCAAGGAAGCCGGGAACATGGTCGACCTGGACTCCGACCCGACCAAGCTGATCGAGATCGTCGAGATCGGCAAGCAGCTGCTGATCACCCGCGGCGCGCTGACCACCTTCAGCATCGCCAACGACCTGGCCAAGTACTTCGCGATCCTGCCCGCGATGTTCGTGGCGATCTACCCGCAGCTGGACGCGCTGAACATCATGCGGCTGGCCACGCCGACCTCGGCGATCCTGTCCGCGGTGATCTTCAACGCGCTGGTCATCGTGGCCCTGATCCCCCTGGCGCTGCGCGGAGTCCGCTACCGGCCGACCACGGCCAGCGCCCTGCTGCGGCGGAACCTGCTGGTCTACGGCTTAGGTGGCATCGTCACGCCGTTCCTGGGTATCTGGCTGATCGACCTGCTGATCCGCTTCATCCCCGGCATCGGCTGA
- a CDS encoding potassium-transporting ATPase subunit C, with product MKSTLLRQALAGLRLLLVATVVLGVAYPLAIWGISRIPGLQANAEGSQIVVDGRVVGSSRIGIDPVPADPANDPYFHTRPSASAEGPLGPGDPSTTGGTNHGGANEDLLAAVQERRTAIAAREGVAPELVPADAVTASASGVDPDISPAYAELQAQRVARVTGLPLDEIRRLIAENTTGGVIAERVVNVTTLNVAVHQISGSAAAG from the coding sequence ATGAAGAGCACGTTGTTGCGGCAGGCCCTGGCGGGATTGCGGCTGCTGCTGGTGGCCACGGTCGTGCTGGGCGTGGCGTATCCGCTGGCGATCTGGGGGATCAGCCGGATCCCCGGCCTGCAGGCCAACGCCGAGGGTTCGCAGATCGTGGTGGACGGCCGGGTGGTCGGCTCCTCGCGGATCGGCATCGACCCGGTCCCGGCCGACCCGGCGAACGACCCGTACTTCCACACCCGCCCGTCGGCGTCGGCCGAAGGGCCGCTGGGCCCGGGTGATCCGTCGACCACCGGCGGCACCAACCACGGCGGAGCCAACGAGGACCTGCTGGCCGCGGTGCAGGAGCGCCGCACTGCGATCGCCGCCCGCGAGGGCGTGGCGCCGGAGCTGGTCCCCGCCGACGCCGTGACGGCATCGGCCAGCGGCGTGGACCCGGACATCAGCCCGGCCTACGCGGAACTGCAGGCCCAGCGCGTGGCGCGCGTCACCGGGCTCCCGCTGGACGAGATCCGGCGCCTGATCGCGGAGAACACCACAGGTGGGGTGATCGCCGAGCGGGTGGTCAACGTGACGACCCTCAACGTCGCCGTCCACCAGATCAGCGGATCCGCTGCTGCGGGATGA
- a CDS encoding sensor histidine kinase has translation MAENGRRRGELRIYLGAAPGVGKTYAMLNEAHRRVERGTDVVVGFVEDHGRAKTAALLDGLEVVPRAQIEHRGVALTEMDLAAVLARKPEVAVVDELAHTNVPGSRHEKRWQDVEELLEAGINVLSTVNVQHLESLNDVVEAITGIRQQETVPDEVVRRAEQIELADITPQALRRRMAHGNVYAADRVDAALGNYFRTGNLTALRELALLWLADQVDVALRRYRAEQKITDTWEARERVVVAVTGGPESETLIRRARRIAARAGAELQVVHVLRSDGLAGASPSGVARARKLADAVGASFHTVVGDDVPEALLEFARAADATQLVVGTSRRSRWARLFDEGIGALTVQKSGAIDVHMVTHPEAGGRQLLRKIARNPLSAARKSWAWVLSVLLPGAVTAVAYAAGFDALSTDVVGYFLATVIVALVGGMAPAIVAALLSGGLLNFFLTPPLYTLTVAEPQNLVTVIAMMIVGMVVAFTVDRAARLADRASSARTEAALLTSYARTVLTHPDPLARLLEKVVENFGLTSAALLERTDDGWQVAAATGSERCTRPEDSDVDIEVNQDVHLVLRRPGRRPLPAADRTVLEGAAGQALMALRQQRMAAEAQEAQRRADATQLRTALLSAVGHDLRTPLASIKASVSSLRAPDLQLSAADTAELLAGVEESADRLTDLVGNLLDSSRLATGAIAPRLRPVGYYEVAARALAGLDGQQHVDVEIDESLPPVLADVGLLERVVANVVQNALKYGRPGGGRIGVRASEHAARVELRVVDHGPGLPEGAADTVFAPFERLGDLGDTGPAGVGLGLSVAQGFMTAMEGTIRAEDTPGGGLTIVLSLPAADGQGRR, from the coding sequence GTGGCGGAGAACGGACGGCGGCGCGGCGAGCTGCGGATCTACCTGGGAGCGGCTCCGGGCGTCGGGAAGACCTACGCGATGCTCAACGAGGCGCACCGCAGGGTCGAGCGCGGCACCGATGTGGTGGTCGGCTTCGTGGAGGACCACGGCCGGGCCAAGACCGCCGCGCTGCTCGACGGCCTGGAGGTCGTGCCGCGGGCGCAGATCGAGCACCGCGGCGTCGCGCTCACCGAGATGGACCTCGCCGCGGTGCTGGCCCGCAAGCCGGAGGTGGCCGTCGTCGACGAGCTCGCGCACACCAACGTGCCCGGCTCCCGCCACGAGAAGCGCTGGCAGGACGTCGAGGAACTGCTCGAAGCCGGGATCAACGTGCTGTCCACGGTGAACGTGCAGCACCTGGAAAGCCTCAACGACGTGGTGGAGGCGATCACCGGGATCCGCCAGCAGGAGACCGTGCCGGACGAGGTGGTGCGCCGCGCCGAGCAGATCGAACTCGCCGACATCACCCCGCAAGCGCTCCGCCGCCGCATGGCGCACGGCAACGTCTACGCCGCAGACCGGGTGGATGCCGCGCTGGGCAACTACTTCCGCACCGGCAACCTCACCGCGCTGCGCGAACTGGCGCTGCTGTGGCTGGCCGACCAGGTCGACGTGGCGCTGCGCCGCTACCGCGCGGAGCAGAAGATCACCGACACCTGGGAGGCCCGCGAGCGCGTCGTCGTCGCCGTCACCGGCGGCCCGGAGAGCGAGACGCTGATCCGCAGAGCACGCCGCATCGCCGCTCGCGCCGGCGCGGAGCTCCAGGTGGTGCACGTGCTGCGCAGCGACGGCCTCGCGGGCGCTTCGCCGAGCGGCGTCGCCCGCGCCCGCAAGCTCGCCGACGCGGTCGGCGCCAGCTTCCACACCGTCGTCGGCGACGACGTCCCGGAGGCGCTGCTGGAATTCGCCCGCGCCGCCGACGCCACGCAGCTGGTCGTCGGCACCTCCCGCCGCTCCCGCTGGGCGCGCCTGTTCGACGAGGGCATCGGCGCGCTCACGGTCCAGAAGTCGGGCGCCATCGACGTGCACATGGTCACCCACCCCGAAGCCGGCGGGCGGCAGCTGCTGAGGAAGATCGCCCGCAACCCGCTCTCCGCCGCGCGGAAGTCCTGGGCGTGGGTGCTCTCGGTGCTGCTGCCCGGGGCGGTCACGGCGGTGGCCTACGCCGCCGGTTTCGACGCGCTGTCCACGGACGTCGTCGGCTACTTCCTGGCCACCGTCATCGTCGCGCTGGTCGGCGGGATGGCTCCGGCGATCGTCGCCGCGCTGCTTTCGGGCGGCCTGCTGAACTTCTTCCTGACACCGCCGCTGTACACGCTGACCGTCGCCGAACCGCAGAACCTGGTGACGGTGATCGCGATGATGATCGTCGGCATGGTGGTCGCGTTCACCGTCGACCGCGCGGCGCGGCTCGCCGACCGGGCCAGCAGCGCGCGCACCGAAGCGGCGCTGCTGACCTCCTACGCCCGGACCGTGCTCACCCACCCGGATCCGCTGGCCCGGCTGCTGGAGAAGGTGGTGGAGAACTTCGGCCTGACCTCGGCGGCACTGCTGGAGCGCACCGACGACGGCTGGCAGGTCGCCGCCGCCACCGGCTCCGAGCGGTGCACCCGGCCGGAGGATTCCGATGTGGACATCGAGGTCAACCAGGACGTGCACCTGGTGCTCAGGCGACCGGGCCGCCGACCGCTCCCGGCGGCCGACCGCACCGTCCTGGAAGGCGCGGCGGGACAGGCGCTGATGGCGTTGCGCCAGCAGCGGATGGCCGCCGAAGCGCAGGAAGCCCAGCGGCGCGCCGACGCCACCCAGCTGCGCACCGCGCTGCTGTCCGCGGTCGGCCACGACCTGCGCACCCCGCTGGCCTCGATCAAGGCCTCGGTGAGCAGCCTGCGCGCGCCCGACCTCCAGCTCTCCGCGGCCGACACCGCCGAGCTGCTGGCCGGCGTGGAGGAGTCCGCGGACCGGCTGACAGACCTGGTCGGGAACCTGCTCGACTCCTCCCGGCTGGCCACCGGAGCGATCGCGCCCCGGCTGCGCCCGGTCGGCTACTACGAGGTCGCGGCCAGGGCGCTGGCCGGTCTGGACGGGCAGCAGCACGTCGACGTGGAGATCGACGAGTCGCTGCCCCCGGTGCTGGCCGACGTCGGACTGCTGGAGAGAGTGGTGGCCAACGTGGTGCAGAACGCGCTGAAGTACGGCCGCCCGGGCGGCGGCCGGATCGGCGTCCGCGCCAGCGAGCACGCCGCCCGCGTGGAGCTGCGGGTCGTCGACCACGGGCCGGGCCTGCCCGAAGGAGCGGCGGA